GGAGACACCGCACACACAGAGGGCGCACACGAGGGGAGCTCCAAGGTGGCACCTTCGCCCGAAGGCCTTGTGCCGACCTCGCTGGAAGGTCTCGTTAGCGGCTCGCTTGGGGCAGAAGGACCCCTGCCTTGCCTCTGTACCTGGGTGCTGGGAGGCTGGACTGGGTGGTTGCGTTTGCTGTTGGCCCCGTTTGGTGGGTGCCGGGCTCTGTGGGAGCATCTGTTGGAGCCCCAAGCCCGCGGCTGGTGGAGAACCTCCAGCTCTGGCAGCTGCCCCACCAGAACTCTGCCCTCGTCGTGCTTGTGGCCAGCAGCCCCTCTGGTAAATCAGCTGTTTCTAAATCTCATAAGGAAAACGCGCTGCAGACTCTTTAAAAGGCCTTACAATGGGCACGAGTACTAGACGTCCCAGCTGAGCTTCTGCATCTGGAATGCCTCGTAACGGTGATTTCAGAACCTCAGTAACACAGGGCAGCACACACAAACTGTGCTGAAGGCCAAGCCAGACACAGGCAGCCGTGGAGGGGGCCCCCGCCATGGAAGAGGTAATTATATACTGTAAAATTGATGCCAATACACTGGAACGTTACGTAGATACTTCGACTACCACTGATTCGGCCCCTGTACCAAGTTAAGCAGATGATTTCTGATCTACAGTGAGCATGCCGGTTGGGTATTGCTGGCCCTCAGGTGTACGGGTGGCTGGGAAGGGTATGATGGAGCCGGGGTGTGGCCGCACTGATGTCTAGTCTCCCTCTGAGCCTGACCTGCATCTGCTCAGCCCTCAGGGCTCTGACACCAAACAGCGGCGAAGAGCCTCTAGCCAGAGTGGGCGCGTGAGGCGGCCTTCCTGGGGGAGGAGGCACCGTAGCCGCCCGCAGGGCAGACAGCGTGAGGCTGTGGGCTGTGACACGTGTGGCTGCACACACGAATGTGCCAGCGGCCGGGTCATCCTGGGAGCACACTGCCATTTGCTTTGCGGCGGAGAGCCCGGAAAGGAGCGGTCTCACTGCTTGTTGGCACTGCCAAGCTGGGGCAACTGTGACTCTGCCGGCCACATGGCCCTGGAAAGAACGGGCTGTCCGCTGccgtggggggggggggtagCTGGTCCCGCCACAGGTCCTTACGTGGCATCTGTTTCTGGAGGAAGGCCTTTTTTTTGGTGGTTCACCAAAGGACATATTTGGGGTGGTCCACCAACCATGTTACAGAAATAGCTCAGAACTCAGTAACAGGAATAACCTCGAATGGCCATGAATGTACTgttttcagttttccctttgctAGAGGTGAGCAGAAATACATACCTCAGTAAACGTATTATGAAGTCCCAGTTAATTCAGGTACTAATTATCCAGTGTCATTTCACTGTGGCTTTGCACTCTGACTGCAAACCATGTCGATGCATGTTAGCACCTTTATCAGGTCATAAATAAGCCTTTCAAGAAAGTCAGCTGCTACAGGCCTCTGGAAACACGTCTGGCTTCCCAGCTATTTAAAGTTTGAGATTCTTCCTTAAGGTTAGGTTTTAGACTTTTCCGTGGGTGTGTTTTCCATACTTTTGCAGCATTCTGTCACCCAAAATAATTAAGAatcatctttgaaaataaacCTGCATAGAGTGAACTGAGCTGAAATGCACAAAGTTCACAGTTGTCAAACTGCTACCCCAACTTCGTGGACTTCGTTATAACAAATGTTGCATTTAATTTACAACAGTCTGTTGTGTGATCTCTCCACCTTTCAAGTATTCTGAGTAGACTGAGAAATGCCTTTTAACTACTGCAAGGGACCTGTGCCAGCCAAGTGTTAGGGCCACAGCGCGCCACCTCCCTGCTCCTCGTGTGCGTTTGAGGGGCCAGTTCCCACATTCATTACGGATTATCCTTTGCCTGGTGATCGGGGGGAAGCGATGCATTCACTTAAGGAAACATTACACCGAATTCCTCCTTTACATCAAATATCTGAGATAAACATAAGGTATTCAAAGGCTTTAAACAAAGTTTTGTAATTATGAATATAGTACTGGAAATTCAGGAGAATTGCATGATACTGTTTAAGTTTCTTAACTTTTCTGAACAAcagttttcctatctgtaaagCAGGGATAATCGTTTTTTACTCCCAGAGGGGATTGTGAGTCGTGTATAAATGCAGAGTGTAGGACCTGGCACATTCCAGGCTGGCAGAAAATGGCAGCCACTGTTAGTTGCTGGTCACTCACTGCCCTCTGCCATCCCAGTCGTGGTTTACACGTGCTTAAATCCCCGCTTCATGATACAGTGTgttttgaaaaaaaggaaattattttctaggtaatttttcttattctctatctTAATTTCCCACCCTTCAAAAAGCATTCAATACCCAAAGCAGATATGTTATTTGGAATTTCAGAGTGGTGTGACTGCATGAGAGCTTGTTTGGGGTCCTTTCCTCCGTCAGAgcacccccccgcccccgccagcACCTCCTCCTGTGCACAGAGGGCCACTGGTGTCCAGAGTGCTTCTCTCTGATCTGACCGCATACGTGCCCACGACAAAGCAGACCATGCACAGGAGGAGCATGGCATGGGCCAGGCCCAGGGGTGCTCGGCGGGGCCCAGCCCCCAGAGAGGACATTTGGCCGAGTCTGGAGACAATTGGTCACAacaaggggaggaagaaagggtgaTTTTGCCGCTCACATCTAGTGGGGAGGACTCCAGGGATGCTGTGAAACCCTACAGTGCATGGGGTGACCCTACAGGGACAGTGGTCTAAGCCGCAGAACCACCCCTCAGCCGCTAAGACTCACTCCAGAGTTGATCTGCAGGCCGGTTGGTGAGCCCATTATGTGTTCTCCCATAAAAGCGGTTTAATTTATGTTGCTTTGGTTCATTTTCCAAATTGAGGCCAATTAAGAGCCAGCCTGGTAACTGACGATCATTTGTAGTGTTTCTTTAATGAGTTGCGCTCCATTTGGGATGTGACCTCAGAATGCATTCGTCGTAACCGTAGTGAGACGCTTCCAGATGGGTCTCAGATACGGCTGCGAGCCCAGAGCCCGGGAGTCAGGCACACGTGCTCCGTGCCGGCTGCTCTTGCCCAGGGACTGCCTGCAGCCGACCCTCGTGGACTGCCGCACACTCGGCACTCCGAAACATTAGGATCACCAGATCAAACTAGCTGGAGGGTCACATGCTTCCTttgccaagaaaaaaagacagtattATTTATAGCTTTAGGTAGAGCAGCTGCAGGCTCTGAAGAGCACAGTCCTTCCAGCCCCACCTTCCTGAGCTGAAAGCTAAACCCAGTTTCCCCAGGCCGCCTCGGCTGCACGTGGTGGGGAAACAGCTTGTTagggccccccccccccccccgcactcTCTGAAGAGGCTCCCAGGAGGACTGGTGTTTGCAGCACATGCCTGCTACCACCCAGTCTTTGCCGCAGCGCAGGAGCTGACGTCCGCTGCAGGCACCCTGAACGGGTGCAGCCATGCGGTACTGAATCTGTTTTCAGTTACGGTTTGTAAGAAGGCAGGAGTCCTCTCTCTGAGGGCCTAGATTTCACATCCTGGAACACTACATATAAACATGCTACATTTATAAAAGTGTGCATGCATTTCGCTCTCATTCAAAGTGTCAATTCAATGTGATACTCGTGAGTGTTGTGCTTCATTTActtttgcataaatatttactggaaTTCTCACTACATGCACATTTTTACTTATGTTGGTTTAAGTAAAAATAAGCTACTCGTTTTGGCCAATTGAACTCACCTCCTTGAAAAGCCTGGGGGTATGAAGCTCATATGTAAACCTAAATAAGCTTAAATGTGTAAATGGGATTGTGAACCGAGTTTTAACCTTTACATGCCACTTGTTGGGGTACCAGCAAAACCATGCCATCTGTTACACATACACAGAAAGATACCTCCAAGGAAAACATCCTTGTCTTCTAATAAGTAGTTTGAGGAAAATCCTGAGAGATTAGTATTTGctataatgttaatttttaatgctCAGTGAGCCACAGGCACAGCTGGACAGATTGAGGATTTCAGCAGACATGGTGTTGGGAGAAAGCTGTAATTACAGTGTCTGGGCAGGTCACGCTCTCCCTTGCCCACGGTTCCAGTGGGCACTCACGCAGCTCATGTCCACTCACTGATCCTGGGCAGAAGCTGGTCGCGCATGTGCAGTTCTGCTCTGGTGCCGTGTGTGGTCTTTACCTTAGGTTGCGGTACCCACTAGGCCACAGACCTCCCTGATGTGTACAGGTTTAAGGAAGCTGTTCGACGCGCCAGCCCTGTCTGGCTCCCAGCCGGGATACTCGACCCTGACCCGCTGACATGGCATTGTGCCATCTAGGCGACTTCCCGCCCCTGTGCAGGTGGCCCCACGAGGCACGCAGCACCCCCACGTGAGCCCCCTCCGGGCCAGGGACCCAGGTTACCTTCTCCCAGAGGACGTTGGCGGACAGGGGGAGTTCCAGAACTGTGTCCCCAGGGAGAAACACTTCCTGAAAAGGAAATACCTTTCtcatattcattaatattttcccAGCCAATTCAGGCTTGCCTGATTTGAAGAGCTTAGCAGGTCCCAGCGTAGGCCAATGGTTACATTCGCTTTCTTGGGCAGATGCTCACACTGGCCTTGCAGAGCCCAGACCTCGgggccccctcccccagcacagCACGTGGCAGCCGCTCTCCCGGATTCTTTCAGCCACACAGCATGCAGCTGGTTCTTCCCCCATTTTCTGGCCCTCTGAAAGGTAAAATAGTTTCCAGTTTCCAAAAATCAATCTACTTAAGCGTGATTACGATGTGATGATCGCTGGTCTGTACACGCGCACTATTTGCATTCTTTCCTCTGACTCCTCTGCCCatatccttttcccatttttttcttttgggtcaTCTTTATTTATAggacttctttttgttttatagttattAAGCATTTATCAGATATTCTaggattttctcccattctgtcatTTGCTTTTAACTTTAGTGGGACGTTTTATTACAGTGTAAAAATTTGGTCCATCAGTGTTTTCCTTTCCAGTTTCTGAGATTCTTGAGATGCCTAAAAAGGTCTTCATATCCCAAGTTTACAAAACTGTTTTCATATCCTATTAATCTGATactttgaatttgctttgctaagaTCTTCTGAGTACTTAGAATGTATTTTTGTGGCTCACATAAAAAGTAggaatttcactttattttctttccagtgaACAGTCTATTACCCAATATTCTCTCCCACTGACTTGAGATGACATCTTCCTTATTTCTAAAATCCCATGCCTGCTGGCCTCTGGCTGGGCCGCCCGGGTACTCCGCTGGTGTAATGGGAGGGCGCTTGCTCAGGGAGGGGGGGCAGCGTCCTCACTGCTCCGAGAGTGTGGGAGGGGCGGCCTGGGGGCGTCTCAGCAGCGGGGCAAGTCCCGTCCAGAGGGGCCCCGCCCTCCCACAGCAGGAACACCGAGCCCTGACCTCTGGCCTGCATCCCTCCCGCCCCGTCGCCACCTGCCCCTCTCAGCTTCTCCCCTGGGCTGGCTGCAGCGGCACACGCGTCCCCCTTTCGCCCACCTGCCCCTGGGCCTACGCGGTAGTACTGGCTGGCTGTGTGAGCGAGATACAGGGAGGCCCCTGCCCTGCCGGCCATGCGGCTGTGTCGCGCGGCACAGCTGGAAGAAGCGCGTGCTAGGCTTTCCCTTTGCAGAGGAAGGAGTGTCGCCACGCCCCTCCGGTCACGTTGGATTCCCAAGGGTGGCTCTGCCATCTGGGGTTTCCCGGAGAGGCGGCGAGATCCCGGGCAGCGCAGGTCTCCAGCAGAGAGGCGGCAGCCAGGCCCTGCTGTGGGCACGCGGGCCCCCTGTGGCCCCGAGGCCGGCGGGGAGCAGGGGCGTGCCGTCTGAGCGGGCACAGGACCCGGGAGGGAATACTCACGCTCTTTCACGTTTTGTTCAGAAAGTGGTGGTTGGACACCTGCCTCTTAGTTCCTCCAAACCATTGCCTGTAGGACGGACTGAGCTTCAGCAGCTGCCGTCTGAGGTTTTAATTTGTGCTGAAGTGATTTAGGTTAATGAAGATCAAACATGTAACATTCCCGCTTGGCTGCAGCTCACGCATGGGAGCGGCCCTGCAGGCTCACCTCGTGTGTGTGCGCCCTGGGGGGCTCAAGTTGGGACCCTTCCAGAATGAGTCTCAGGGCCAGGCTTCTACAGACCAAGGCAAATGGTGATGGGTGACATGGAGATGTTCTCGGGGTGATCCTGGCCGGGCGGGCCCCATTCGGAGAGCCTTCCTGGCCTGGGCCCAGAGCCGCTGGGGGGAAGGCCCCACCGTGGGATTGGTACTGGCCTCAGAGTCCCCAGGGCAGCGACCATGCACAATGCTTTTCACTCATCAAAGGTCAAGCTGAGGCTGAGAGGAAAGAGTCTTAGTtcctgggaaggaaggagtgCATCAGCCTTACTTACACTTAAGTGATACCATGTTCATCACTTGTAAGGCCAGAATCTTAGCTTTTCTGACATTataggctgtgcatgtgtgtgtgtgtttatcttatAAGGACGGACTCTGTGATCTGATAACAGAatgtttcacattttcattttaccaCGTCCTGAGAGGAAGCCTCAATTGGCATCAATTACCATAATCCATAAATAAATATGATGTTTGTTTCAAGAGGAATCTAGTAAAGGACTGAAAACTAAAACCATGTCCTGGTACCCATCCAGATTGGAAACGAGGTGACTTGCAGAGAGGTGATCTCAGTGGTGTAACCAGGGAGTGATGGCTCAGATTACGGTCACTGGCCCAGCTGTTTTAGGATCCAACACAGAGATTCATGTCTGTCATGGTTTTTAGCGAAGCATATACAGTCACTTCGCAGAAACATGGCTGGACTTCAGACTTCAAGAAGAACATAAATTACTGAGCAGAGGACATGAAAGATGTTAGTCTAAGAACCCGCTGTCCTGGGCTGAGAAGCAGAATATGCTCCTGTGCCTCTGAGTCACATACCTGCTGAACATCTCCCAGGCTTCCTCCAAAATGAACCACAGATGTCACCTGATCAGGATGTCTTTGATTCCACACTATGCCCCTTTTGACAGTGTAACAAGAAACTTCTGAAGTGTCTGAGTTGGTATCTGAATTGACTCCCTTGGGTCCAGGATAAATATATGCAACACAGGATTAAAAATATGCCTGAAAATAACTGTAAAATTCAAGttcaaaaacattttccaatagtCCGTAGAGGAAGGCATTGGTATGTTGTAACTAATACgtatttttgcttttcatttttctgtaactTTTGAAGACAGCAGCAGTAAAATCACTAAGTAGTGAGAAGTTGCTTTCGTCGCCGTCTGATGCCCGCCCACCTTGGTTTAGTGTTCGCTGCTCTCCGGCACCctggctctgcctgcctgccccgtATTTAAGGGCGATTCCTCCACGGCAGGAGTGGGAGTGGAGGGCAGGAGGCGAGCAAAGCGATCCTAACCCCTCCGCCCACAAAGAACCCCTCCCTCTCACCCTCTCCTACCTTACTGTCCTACATTCCCCAACAAAGGAAGGTAAATGTGAGCCGCTACTGTAAGCACAGTCTGGAGTCTCTGGAATCCAGCCCTTCCACATGTGCGACAAGCTTTCCATTGACTTGAGGCTTTTTCCCTGTGGCCGCTGCAGTCCACTCGTGTGATGCAGGCAGCTTTTAGGGAAATGAATTGGTGACTTCCCTTGCCTCCTATTATTGTGTATCCGATCAAATCTGCAGCTGAGGTACCAAAACTCACACTCAGGGACTGGAAGGAGAGGAAGGCTTGCTCCCCCTCCCCTAAATGGGAGAAAATCTCACAGACCGGGGGCTGGGTTTGTCCATTTCAAATGTACACATTCACAAGAGGCCGAGCAGGCACCAGCTCTTCCAACCAGTGTCCTGCTCTTGGGGAAGTACACTGGCTGGATTGTTAGAAAGGGTTACGCGGGGACAGCAGGAACCACTCTTCACAGATGTTCTTTCAGAAAGCGAGTGATGTGGCGGCATCCAGAGAGGTGCCCTGCCAGACACCCCGGGCACGCAGGAGTGAAGGCCCTCCGCGGCTCACCCCACTGCCCCAGTCCCTTGTCACGATGTGCTCACAAGCTCAAGACAGACAAAACATGCCACTGTTGCTTAATTAGAGCTCACTGCCAGGGGGGCAGGATCGGCGCAGTGACGGGCACGCAAAGAAAGCTGCCTGTTAAGGTCGTCCATCTCCCGGACAGGCTCCTCTGAGCTCCAGGCACACAGCTCCGAGGGGCTGGACGAGGGCCTCCTTCCTCCACAGGACGCTGTAGGGAAGGGAGGGTCTCAGAAAGGCTCTGCCCCAAGACCCAGAAGCAAACCTATCGTGTTTCCCGGGGCCTGTGACCTGCAGGTACGCAGGCGCACTTAGGATCGACCCCAGCCAAGGACTCTCACCCAGTTCAGAACCTCACTCCGGGGGCACTGCTACATCCTTTCCACACCAGAGAAAGCACTGCATTTGCCAACATGCGTTCTCCACGTGGGAGGCGCATCTTGGTGGGTCTGGGACTCATTTGCAAGCCTAACCAGACTGACACTAACTCACACCTGGCCCTGAATCTTCACGTTGTTTGCATGTAACATGAAATCGTACGGACAGTTCATTGTGGATTCTCAAGAACAATGGCATAGTTATGTTTTAATTAACAGGTCACACAAGGATAACTTCAACCTGAAATATAAGAAACCTGGGTAAACAATTCTAGTGCAATTAAGTTACTCAAGGTTTTATGTTGATCCTAAAATACTTAGGTTCTGAGGAGCGTTTGACTCCCCAGCGAGCCTGTCTTCAGGTTCACAGGCAGGTCTGCCGGACGCCACTGTGAGGGCTGCCCTGGCAAGAGCACCGTGGCCACAGGAGGCTCATTCCCGGGTCTCCACCGGGGTGTGGACTCACACTGTGTGGCCTGGCCATCGGGAGCACAGCCTCTCCAGTTTGAGCTCATCTTCCGGCTCTGTCTCCACACTGGTGGCCTTGAGACAGTGCCTGTTTCCTATAATGCGGGGCCGTGGAGTGGGTGAGGTGGCACATGCCGCCCCATTCGGATGGGGCTCGGCTGCAGCTGGGCGTCGCAGCAGTGGGCGGCCTCAGTAGCGGGCAAGCTGGGGGTCTCCTTGGGGACACTGCGGCCCTGGCTGaactctctcctcttccccccCCTGACAGGAAAGTGGCAGATGCACGACAGCGGCCTCCTGAACATCACCACGGTGTCTTTCTCGGACCGAGGCAAATACACATGTGTGGCGTGGAACGCCTATGGCGCCGTGAACAACTCGGTGACCCTGAGGGTGGTCTTCACCTCCGGGGACATGGGCGTCTACTACATGGTCATCTGCCTGGCAGCCTTCGCCGTCGTCATGGCGCTCAACATCACCCGCCTGTGCATGATGAGCAGCCACCTGAAGAAGACCGAGAAGGCCATCAATGAGTTCTTCCGGACCGAGGGCGCCGAGAAGCTGCAGAAGGCATTCGAGATCGCCAAGCGGATCCCCATCATCACCTCCGCCAAGACCCTCGAGCTGGCCAAGGTCACCCAGTTCAAGACCATGGAGTTTGCCCGCTACATCGAGGAGCTGGCCCGCAGTGTGCCGCTGCCCCCGCTCATCATGAACTGCAGGACCATCATGGAGGAGATCATGGAGGCGgtggggctggaggagcaggGCCAGAACTTCGTGCGGCACACCCCCGAGGGCCAGGAGGCCGCGGGCGGGGACGAGGTGTACACCATCCCCAGCTCCCTGCAGAGGGGCGACTCACCCACCGCCGGCTCGGACACCTCGTCACTGCACGAGCAGCCCCAGCAGATCGCCATCAAGGTGTCTGTGCACCCGCAGGCCCCGCGAGGCCCTGGGGCCGAGCCGGAGGGCATGCGGTTTGAGGTCAGAGACGGAGAGGAGACGGAGCCCTCAGCTGGCTCCCCAGAAACCGCAGAGCCTTCCACAGAGGTCACATCCACAGAGCTGACCCCTGAAGAGCCCATGCCGGTTGGGGCTTTAGACAGAGTCGTGCCGCCCACTCAGCTGGAAGCTCCCGAGCCGGCCGTGGTGCCCGACAGAAACCCCTGCATCATCTATGAGAGCCATGTCTAATGCCAACTCCAAAAAGCTATGCATATCGAGAAAATCAGGGGCTGCCGCTTGTAGTGCGGATGGAGTGCGCACTCGCCGCTAACGCCTTACCAGGGGACTCATCCCTCGGGCAGGAGCGATGCCATCTGGAAGGGGGCACACCTGCCTGCACTTTATGGGACTGGAATTTCCCTGTAGAAAAGGATGCAAGCAACACCAGCCGCAGGGCCGATGATAAGGCACAGAGTGTCTGTCCGTGTGCCGTGCGCTGCAGAGGCCGTTCTCTGCCACACCCTGCGTGGGGGACGCCCTTCAGGCAGAGCGCCAGCCGAGCCGCTCTGCGCCATGGGCCCTGTCCAGTGCACACGGCACTGCTTTCCTTTAACAAGTACAGGTCTGCTAGCAGCAAATGCGCGTACATGGGTGTGTTGCACTTTCTCAGTTTTATTCCTCTGCTGTCCCTCTCTAATGGAGTAGTTGTTAAATTAGTACTAAGCGCTCATCTCAGTTGAAGCCCCTTTGCCACTTTGTCCGTATTTTCCCCGAGAACATGTACCTCACAGGCTTTTGGTGTCAGTCACCAGCACAGGGCTGAGACCTCCAAGTCACTTGTTATGTCCAAAGTAGTCactaggctttctgtgtgtgtgtgtgtgtgtgtgtggtgttttgttttttttttgtcattttccagGCTTATTTTCACACATTGCCTTTTTTGTTTCCAATGAAGCTGCTGTCATGAAACTGAGAAACAGCTTTGCCCGGGAATAGCACTTTAATAGCCCAATGCAATGTGTTTACCCATCTGATTCTGAAAGCTTCCGGTGAGCTCAGCTGAGCTGTGGAGGGAAGTTGGAAAGGGTGGATGTTCCCTTACTATCCATGGAAACGTTCTACACTGGAGTAGCATTGTCCTGTAAAGACTGGTTCTTTACCTAGGAAATGTATTGCTTCCAAAGTCAGGCATTCGATGAATCCCTGTAGGGTTAGAACACTGGCTTCCCCGAAGGGCTTGCATGGACCATGTGCCATCAGGTAGATTAGCCACTTGATTTGGAGCAGCAAATAGGTGTGAAGTTGTGTCACTAGTCTGCTTGTAAAGGGCACAGCTGCCTTGTCCCTGCAGGGCGAGTGAGAGGCGAGAGTCACGGCACAGGCAGCTGCGCCGTCAAATTCCACGCTGTGTTGCTGGCTTATCTCTTAGTCTCACAAGAGAGCAGTTATGTACGAGGCAGAATGACTTCAGAGGAAGAGGACAAACTTGCCATCCAAGGCGCACCCCTTCCCTGACTGTGCCAGTGGCCAGCTGTCCGTCGTCAGGCAGGTCCCAGTCTGTCTCCTCCACCGGCTCGGCAGGCCAGCAGAGCTGAGCGCCGTTCAGAAGGCCACACTCCCGCATGGAACCAGACCAGTCCTGCCCCCCTTGCCCTTTCTCACAATCACTTTAAAGGTCTCCACTTGCATCCCTGTGTTTGCCTAGTATCCCTTATGCCGCTTTACCTCTGCACATAAAGAGGATCAGGTCAAATAATCACAGCATCACTAGGACCACTTACAGCTAAGCTGTAATTGTGGTGAGAGTGAGTGGTGCCGTCTCACCGTCGCTCAGGAGCAGGGGAGACGTTCACCTTGACGACATACAAGGGTCACGGCCACGGCAGGGGAATGGAGTCCTCACGGTGGCGGCCGCCTGGACCTAACTCTGTCACTGTCTGGGCAAGCGACTTCGGCAGCTCCTTCCCCCTCTCCCAGAAGCTGGACTTGCCCGGTCGCTAGTCCCTTCTAGCTCAGACATGGTTTTATGGGAAGTTTGTATGCCCCATTGTGAGAGCCAGGCAACACTGGGAGCGAAATGGAAATGTGGGTCTGGGCGCTTTGGCTGTCCCGGCTCACAGCAGGTGGACCCAAGCCCGT
The DNA window shown above is from Manis javanica isolate MJ-LG chromosome 3, MJ_LKY, whole genome shotgun sequence and carries:
- the MFAP3L gene encoding microfibrillar-associated protein 3-like isoform X1 yields the protein MLGVSRAAAGGQPRAPGPAAQPALPPGAGGGGSQDGRLAGRGARQLLGRPWRGTHGGHLRGKAAAGSSSGISPADPGQLCPTACPDWRVRPKIPLASRLCCLPEQAKKMEGWKSCLPVCFLPSVPFVLLVSTLATAKSVANSTLNGPDVALGSVPVIVARTDHIIVKEGNSALINCSVHGIPDPQFKWYNSVGKLLKEEADEERGQGKWQMHDSGLLNITTVSFSDRGKYTCVAWNAYGAVNNSVTLRVVFTSGDMGVYYMVICLAAFAVVMALNITRLCMMSSHLKKTEKAINEFFRTEGAEKLQKAFEIAKRIPIITSAKTLELAKVTQFKTMEFARYIEELARSVPLPPLIMNCRTIMEEIMEAVGLEEQGQNFVRHTPEGQEAAGGDEVYTIPSSLQRGDSPTAGSDTSSLHEQPQQIAIKVSVHPQAPRGPGAEPEGMRFEVRDGEETEPSAGSPETAEPSTEVTSTELTPEEPMPVGALDRVVPPTQLEAPEPAVVPDRNPCIIYESHV
- the MFAP3L gene encoding microfibrillar-associated protein 3-like isoform X2 yields the protein MEGWKSCLPVCFLPSVPFVLLVSTLATAKSVANSTLNGPDVALGSVPVIVARTDHIIVKEGNSALINCSVHGIPDPQFKWYNSVGKLLKEEADEERGQGKWQMHDSGLLNITTVSFSDRGKYTCVAWNAYGAVNNSVTLRVVFTSGDMGVYYMVICLAAFAVVMALNITRLCMMSSHLKKTEKAINEFFRTEGAEKLQKAFEIAKRIPIITSAKTLELAKVTQFKTMEFARYIEELARSVPLPPLIMNCRTIMEEIMEAVGLEEQGQNFVRHTPEGQEAAGGDEVYTIPSSLQRGDSPTAGSDTSSLHEQPQQIAIKVSVHPQAPRGPGAEPEGMRFEVRDGEETEPSAGSPETAEPSTEVTSTELTPEEPMPVGALDRVVPPTQLEAPEPAVVPDRNPCIIYESHV